A stretch of DNA from Arthrobacter jiangjiafuii:
CGCCGTCAAAGCGGTCGGAAGCCACCGCCCGGGCATCAGTTGAAGCGCGAAACTCACCGGTGATTGACGCTCCGGCCGAGATGGCGGGACCAATGGGGCCGGCAGTGCGTTCAGCCACAAGCACGCCGGCACCCACACAGACCATGCCCGCTGCCGCCAAGGGGGCAGCCACAGTCCGGGCAAGACGTCCGGCCAGGGGAAAGAGGCGTGTTCCCGGGGCTGAGGGAATCAGGGCCAGGACCAGCGACAGCGCCGCGGTTCCGGCCAGGACTGCCGCGGCTATGCAGGCTCCACGGCTTCCCGCCCGCACTGCCAGCGCAGCGGCAACCCAGGATGCGGCAGCCACCGGCACCAGCCGCAACTCCAACAACGGATAGACACTTGTCCGGGCAGAGCCCCCTTTTGGCATGACCGCCCGGATCCGTTGCAGCACCGCTGTCGCCGCCGGGCGAAGGCCGCCCGCGCGACGGGCAGCCGGAAACTCCTGCCTCCCCCGCTGAACCTCGTCGTTTCGACCCACTGCGGCTGTGGCGTAACGGTCCCAGCGGCTGCGCCGACTGTTTCGACCTCCAAAGGTCCCCGCGTCATCGTCAGGAATGTCAGGGGTCGGCATCGGACGGCCTACACCGTTATCAGTGGAAGAAGGGCCACCAGCATGGCCTCACCGCCCGGTGTCCCGCCCCGATAGGCAAAAGCCGCCGATCGGGTGGTCCGGATCGATCACTGCTGAATCGATCACTGCTGAGGAGGGTTCGGTGTCCCAACGGTGCTCTGCCATGTCCCGAACCTAATTCCGGCGAAAGGGCCCACCCAAAGGCAGCTCTCTGTTGTGGAAATACACAGGCGTGGGCGGGGCCGGCCGCTCCTGTGCAGGAACCACCTATGAGGCGGGAGGGCTATTAGAAATCCCCGCCTGGGTAGGTGCCCTCGGGCAAGGTGAAGCACGCAGACCCTGACGCGATACGGATTTCGTTTGGGGAGAATCCTTCGGAGACGAGATGACTCTCCCCTGGAGCAGGCGGGTCGATCTGGATCCGATAGTCTTCATTTATATCCCTATCGACGGATACTTCGGTTCCGTTCGCCCGGTAGTGGGCTTCGATGGCTCGCACGATGGGCTCTATCTCGGTTCCTTCGGCGACCGTGACCGTCGTTGAAGCAGCCCAGTGGTGCTGGGTCTTATTGCAGGACAGAAGCACGCCCGTCTGCTGTTGATCGATTGAGAGAACAGCATCCTTCGGGATCAGTGCGGCGATCTCCCGTTCCATGGCCTGGGTGTGGGCTTTGGCTTCCTGCCAGGTGAGTTCAGCGTTCATCGGTTCCTTCTGTGTTTGAGCAGCCGTTGGCGCAGGTGGCTCGGTTGAACTCGCGTTTGGGTTTCCGGCACAACCGGCAAGCCCTAGCAGACCCACCAGCAACAACGTCATGGCACCGCTCCACGCCCTCATCGAGTCACAATTTTCAGCATGTTTTCCAGCGCTTTCATGTTGTCGTCGCTGTTGGAGGCGATGAGGCTGTGGTTATCCATGAGGATGTTCCCTTCTTCGATGCTGTTGATCGCACCGTCGAGTTCGTCGTCGTCGGGTCCGCGGTAGAAGTTCTGGTCGAACTCATCGCGATGAATGGGGCTGTTTCCATCCCACACAACCCCGTTACCCGTGATGGGGCCTGTGTAGAAGCTGGTCATTCCGGTGAACGTCCCCGGAACGTAGGTGATCACGTGCCGTGTGTTGGGGTCTGGAGTGCCGATCATTTCCACAATCCGGGGCTAGAGGTAAAGCTGTACGTCCCCTGCTTCCATCTGCTTCAGGTATGCCACCGCGGAACTGAAGTTCCGCCTGCCGCCCGGAGCTGCCAACCGCCATGATCGAAGTCCGCAACTCAGCCGTCTGGCTGGTTCATCTCGCTGCAGGGCACGCGACAGGTATTTTCAACGCCTCCGGCAACCCGCTTCCGTTCCCCGAAGACGTCAGGATCACCCAATCTGCTACTGGCGATGTCCAGTTCCATAGCCTGCGTCCGCGCCTTGGCTTCCCGCCACATCACCCTTTTTCGCCACGGGTGTGTCCCCTTCCGCTGAACCCGCAGGTGTCGGTACAGAACTCACTGCGCAGGGAACCCTAGAACTTCCCACGCTTATACTTGCCGTCATCGACCCAGGCGAAGCAGACAGAACCCGAAGCAATACGGATCGTACCGGGATCCCCTCCCGCTCCGATGATGTACATTTCTGCGGTATCAGGAGAGCGCAACTGCACTTCATAGTGTCCCGCCGGAGCGGGGTCCCGGATTTTAATGGTGAACCGGCTGTCCTTATACTTCGCTTGAATGGCCCTAACGAGAGGCTCCGGCTCAGTCCCTGCAGTCAAAGTAACAGTGGTGGCCCCGTGCCAGTTCACCAAAGTATCGCTGCAATCGATCACAGCACCCGTCGGGAGCTGATCCACCGTGGCCACTTTATCTGCGGGAATGGAATTGGCGATTTCCAGTTCCATAGCCTGCGTCCGGGCCTTGGCTTCCTGCCACGTCAACTCTATATCCACGGGTGCGTCCCTCTCCGTTGAACTCCCAGGTGTCGGCGCCACGGACGAATCGTCTGCGCAACCAGTAAGGCCTAACAGCAGCACAAAAACTGCGGCAGTGCGTCGTACTCGAATCATTCCGTCACCTCTCGGTACATGTCCTCAAGCGCTTCTGCATTGTCTGCGCTATCACTCGCAATGAGAGAGTGGTCCTCCATCGATATATCAGGCAGCTTGGTTCCACGATTAGGTCTATAGTACTTGTGTTGCGTAAACGAATCATGCTTGCCGGGAACATTACCGTCCCAAACCAACCCTCCTGGGATATTTTGCGTCCTATGTAAGGCATCCGCACCGTAAACATAGTTCGAGTACGCCGTATCCGCATCCGGCACCCAGTCTTCTTGCATCCCGGCCCCAGACAGGGAAATGGATTTGTCATAGTCGGCACCATAGATTTCAGAACTCGTGAGGTTTTGATACCCCCAGCTATGCCCGATGCCGATCTGCTCAGTGCCCTGAAGCAGCGGGTCCGTTCGCATCCCTTGCTGGAAGCCCGCCAACTGCTTACCGGCGTCTAGGCCAAGCTGTGGATCATTGGCTTCACCGAGACGCTTCAGGTCATGCCCACCCTCTCGCTGGTCTTCCCCGGGAAGAGCCCGTCCTTATAAACGAACGCGACCGTATGCGGATCCAAGCGCGTTATGTAACGCGAGACCTGCCGAACTTCAAGATTATAGAAACTCTTCAGACTCGTGAATGTTCCGGGAATATACGTGATCGTGCGCTGCGTGTTCTGGTCCGGGGTGCCGAGCATTTCAATGATCCGCGACTTCTCGCGATCATACAAATATATCTGTACTTCCCCGGAACCGACCCTCTTCAGGTAATCGATTTCCTTCGCCAGAAACTCGTGCCATTCCGTGGTCACGTCGCCGAGTATTGGGAGTTCCTCGGCATGAACGTACGCACGGTAAATCCGACAACGCACCCGACCGTCTTTGCAGAGGGCAGTCCCGCCCTCCGGGCTGAATTCGATACTGATGCACCTGAGAAGTCGTACAGTATCGGGGCTACTGCCCCCTGCTCACCGGGCGACGCGATTGCATTGAATGACGAGGACGACGCAGAGCGGGATCAGGACAAAGTTCTCCCCGGCGACGAAGGCCTCGTCCTACAAGACCCTCCGCAATAACTCCACGATTCAGCTACAACCGAAACCTGGCAACCCGTGCCAAAGTCAGGTATCTCAGGGCCGCGCATTGGGAGCCCTAAACCGTGATCAGCGGAAGAAGTGCCGCCAGCATGGTCTCCCCGATACCAGGAACGGCGTCGAGATCTTCCGGCCGCGAAAATGCCCCGTGCGCCTGCCGCCAAGCCACAATCCGCTCGGCGATCACAGGGCCCACCCGCGGCAGGGTGTCCAGCTCCTGGACCGAGGCGGTGTTGAGGTTGATCAAGGCGCCTGCGGTCGACCCCGCGCCAGTGCCGGCTTCCGTGCCGGTTCCGGTTCCTGTTCCACTGCCCAGGCTGCCGTCGGGCGGCTGGGCAGCCGATACGGGACGCGGCGGATCGCCGATACGGGGCACCAGCACCATTGCCCCGTCCTGCAGGGCAGCCGCCAGGTTCACGGCGGCCAGGTCAGCGTCAGGCGCCGCACCGCCGGCGGCATCGACTGCATCAACAGTGCGGCTGCCGGCGGGAACGCGGACGACGCCCGGGTGCATCACGGCACCGGCTATGTGGACGACCAGGACGGCAGGCACGGCTGCAGGCGTTTCATTGCCGGAAGAAGAGTTGTTGCCGGCAGCAGACCCGGTCGGGGTCCCACCGGCTTCGCCGGCGGCATCGCCAGGGACCGGAGACCCACCGTGGCCCCCTCCCGTGGACGGGGCGTCCCCGGCCTGCGGCGGATCCAATTCCACGCTGCTGACCTCGATATCGTCCCCTCCGCGGAACACGGCAAAGGCCGCAGCCGTACCGAGCAACAGGGACACCGCCAGGACGGCCGCCCGGAATGACAACTGCCACCGCCGGCGGATCGGAAGTCGGGTGCCTGGATCGTCGGCTGCGGAGGGCTCGGTGTCCCAGCGGTGCTCTGCCATGCACTGAACCTAGAGCGGCGTTGGACGCCCTATGGCAGCTCCTGCCGCGAATGTGTGCGCTTCCCGCCTCGCCGCCGCATGGATGGCTTCTGTGCAGGAGGGCGCGGTCTGGGAATGACGGCAGGGATCAGGCCCGGGTCTCGGGCTGTGTTACCGGCGGTGTTCCAGTAGTGGTTCCCGATGATGTTCCGGCAGCATCCGGAGGTACCGGTCCCGCAGGCAAGGCGGCAGGATCCGTAACCGTTCCCACCACGGCCACGGCGAGCACGCCAAGCCCGGCATGGGCGGCCAGGACAGCCGGCAGCGAGCAGATCATCAGCTCAGCGTCGGGAGCGTCACCGGCAATGGCACCGGCCAGCCGTTCGGCCTCGGCTTCATTCCCGAAGTGGTGCACAGCCACACGTACCCGGCCGGACCGTGCCGCAATTTCCTGCTGCACGAGTTCGGTGAGCCGGGCCAGGGCGCGGGGCGCCGAACGCACCCGCTCCAGCGGAACCACCTTGCCCTCGCGCACCACCAGGATCGGCTTGACCGCAAACAGGGTACCGAGCCAGCCCGCAGCTGCACCGATCCGGCCGCCGCGGCGCAGCTGCTCCAGGCTCGGCACATAAAAGAGGAGCGTGCTGGAAGCTGTGGCAGCGCGGGCCGCCGCCTCCACGGACGTGGCCGAGCCGCCGTCGCGCGCTTCTTCGGCAGCCGCCGCCACGGCAAACCCCAGGCCCATGGCCACCGAAGCGGTATCTATGACAGTCACGGGCACCGGCGCCGTACGGGCAGCAAGCCGGGCAGAATCAACGGTTCCAGACAGATGGGCAGACAGGTGCAGGGAAATGATGGCAGAGCAGCCGGCCGCAGCCAGCTCGGCGTAGGCTGCCTCGAACTTCCCCGGGGAAGGCCGGGAAGTACGCACCTCGGAGCCCTGCGCCAACGCCAAAGCGAGGGCACCGATCATGCGGTCGGTGCCCTCGCCGTAAATCTGGTCGCCGATCATGACCGGCATCGGAACTACCCGCACCAGATCCGTGACGGCGGCTGATTCAGCCCAACCGTCCGGAAGCGCGGCAGTGGAATCGGTGACCACGCCGACCCGCGGGGCGGAGGCAGCGCCGGGATTCCGGCCCCGCCCCCGCTTCGCCCGCGCAGCAAGCTTCTGGCGCCAATCCACATTCATCTTTGCCCCCGGCCCGCTGCGCGTCGTCTTCCCCGTCCTGCGGTCAGCCTACGCGGGAACGACGTTCACGAGCTTGGGCGCCCGCACGATCACCGTGCGGATGCCTCGCCCGTCGAGCGTCTTCTGCACAGCATCCGAGGCCAGCGCCAGTTCGCGCAGGTCCTCTTCGCTGATATCGGCCGGGACCTCGAGCCGGTCACGGACCTTGCCCTGGACCTGGACGACGGCGGTGACCGTGTCCTGAACCAGCAGTGCCTCGTCGACGGCCGGCCAGCCGGCGTTGGCCACCGAGGCCGGGCGGCCCAGCAGGGACCACAGGTCCTCGGCGGTGTACGGGGCGAACAGGCTCAGGATGATGGCCACGGTCTCGGCGGCTTCACGGACTGCGGGGTCCGCGCCGCCGACACCGGAGTCGATCGCCTTGCGGGTGGCGTTGACCAGTTCCATGGTCTTGGCCACCACAACGTTGAACTTGTTGTTCTCCAGCAGATCGGTGGCATCGGCAATGGTGCGGTGCGTCAGGGCGCGCAGCTTCTTGTCGCCTCCGGCGAAGCCGACGCCGGGTTCGCTGGTGACACCTTGGCCCAGGCGCCAGGCGCGGGCCAGGAACTTGGCCGAGCCCGACGGCGAAACGTCCGCCCAGTCGACGTCGTCCTCCGGCGGGGAGGCGAAGATCATGGTCAGGCGCACGGCGTCCACGCCGAACTTGTCCAGCTGCTGGCCCAGGTCCACACCGTTGCCGAGGGACTTGGACATGGCCTTGCCGCCATTGAGGACCTGGCCCTGGTTCAGCAGCGAGCTGAACGGCTCACTGGTTTCCAGCAGGCCCATGTCATGGACGACCTTGGTGAAGAAGCGCGCGTAGAGCAGGTGCAGGATGGCGTGCTCGACGCCCCCCACGTACTGGCCCACCGGCATCCAGTTCTTGGCAGCTTCGGGATCGAACGGTCCGTCGGTGTAATGCGGAGAGACAAAGCGCATGAAATACCAGGACGAATCCACGAAGGTGTCCATGGTGTCGGTGTCGCGCTTGGCCGGACCGTCGCAGGACGGGCACGGGACGTTGACCCAGTCCTCGACCGAGGCCAGCGGCGAGGTGCCCTTGGGGGCCAGTGCCTCGCCGCGCAGCCCGGTGGGCAGCGTAACCGGCAGCTGGTCATCGGGAACCGGAACCTCGCCGCAGTTTTCGCAGTGGATGATCGGGATCGGGGTGCCCCAGAACCGCTGGCGGGAGAGCAGCCAGTCGCGCAGCCGGAAGTTCACGAACTTCTCGCCGGTGCCCTGTTCTTCGAGCATGGCGATGGCGGCCGGGATCGCTTCGGACTTCGGCAGTCCGTCCAGCTTGCCGGAATTGATCAGCGTGCCCTCGCCGGTGGTGGCGGTGCCGGAGACGGACGGATCCTCTTCACCGGTGTCCAGGACCGGGCGCACCGGCAGGTCGAAGGTCTTGGCGAAGTCCAGGTCGCGCTGGTCATGCGCGGGCACGGCCATGATCGCGCCGGTGCCGTAGTCGGCCAGCACGTAGTCGGCGGCCCAGACGGGCAGCTTCTCGCCGTTGAGCGGGTTCACGGCGTAGCGGCCCGTGAACACGCCGGTCTTGACGCGTTCGGTGGACTGCCGCTCAATGTCCGAGAGTGCCTTGACCTGCTCGCGGTAATCCAGCAGGGCGTCCATGTGCTCGTCGGTGGTCAGCTCGACGGCCAGCGGGGCGTCGGCTGCAACGACGAAGAACGTTGCCCCGTACAGGGTGTCCGGGCGGGTGGTGAAGACCGTGACCTGCTCGGCCGGCTTGTCGCCGTCGGCTTCGATGTTGAACCGGACGTGCGCGCCTTCGGAGCGGCCGATCCAGTTCTTCTGCATGGCCAGCACACGCTCGGGCCAGTGGCCCTTGAGCTGGTCCATGTCATCGAGCAGCCGGTCGGCGTAATCGGTGATCTTGAAGTACCACTGGTTCAGGGACTTCTTGGTGACCTGGGTGCCGCAGCGTTCGCAGGCGCCGTTGACGACCTGCTCGTTCGCCAGCACGGTCTGGTCCTTCGGGCACCAGTTGACTGGGGAATTCTTCCGGTAGGCCAGGTTCCGCTCGTAGAAGCGCTTGAAGAGCCACTGGGTCCAGCGGTAGTACTCGGGATCCGAGGTCTGGATCCGGCGGGACCAGTCAACACTGATGGCGTAGCGCTTGAACGACGCCGCCTGGGTGTCGATGTTGCGGTACGTCCAGTCGCTGGGGTGGGCGTTGTTCTTGATCGCGGCGTTCTCCGCCGGCAGGCCGAAGGAGTCCCAGCCGATCGGGTGCAGCACGTCATAGCCCAGCTGGCGCCAGTAGCGCGCGACGACGTCGCCCATGGCGAACGCCTCGGCGTGGCCCATGTGCAGGTCGCCGGAGGGGTACGGGAACATGTCCAGCACGTAGCGGCGTTCCTTGGAACCGTCGTCGGCGGGCTTGAACACGCCGAGCTCATCCCAGACCGCCGGCCACTTCTGCTCGATGTCCGCAAAACTGTAGACGGCCTCTTCAGACTCATCCGTCTGTGACTGCGTACTCACTGTTGTCGCCTCTGTCCTCAAAGAAATCCTGTTGATCCGCGGTTCCCGGTCCATGCCGGTTCCGCCGCTTAAAACGCAAGTTCCGTCACGCTCTCCCCCAGACACACAAAAGCCCCTCGGCAGGCAAGGGGCTTGGCCGCGCACGAACGGTGCGCGGCTACCTAAGGAGGAGGGAAGCGTTCATCTTTCCACTTTACAACAGCACCGCCCGTACACCAGCCGAACCGCGGGTGCGTGAAGCGGCGGGAAGCGGTCAGCGAAGCGCCGGGCGGGCCATCGAGTACAGCAGCGAATCCTCCCAC
This window harbors:
- a CDS encoding ComEA family DNA-binding protein, with the translated sequence MAEHRWDTEPSAADDPGTRLPIRRRWQLSFRAAVLAVSLLLGTAAAFAVFRGGDDIEVSSVELDPPQAGDAPSTGGGHGGSPVPGDAAGEAGGTPTGSAAGNNSSSGNETPAAVPAVLVVHIAGAVMHPGVVRVPAGSRTVDAVDAAGGAAPDADLAAVNLAAALQDGAMVLVPRIGDPPRPVSAAQPPDGSLGSGTGTGTGTEAGTGAGSTAGALINLNTASVQELDTLPRVGPVIAERIVAWRQAHGAFSRPEDLDAVPGIGETMLAALLPLITV
- a CDS encoding DegV family protein; the protein is MNVDWRQKLAARAKRGRGRNPGAASAPRVGVVTDSTAALPDGWAESAAVTDLVRVVPMPVMIGDQIYGEGTDRMIGALALALAQGSEVRTSRPSPGKFEAAYAELAAAGCSAIISLHLSAHLSGTVDSARLAARTAPVPVTVIDTASVAMGLGFAVAAAAEEARDGGSATSVEAAARAATASSTLLFYVPSLEQLRRGGRIGAAAGWLGTLFAVKPILVVREGKVVPLERVRSAPRALARLTELVQQEIAARSGRVRVAVHHFGNEAEAERLAGAIAGDAPDAELMICSLPAVLAAHAGLGVLAVAVVGTVTDPAALPAGPVPPDAAGTSSGTTTGTPPVTQPETRA
- the leuS gene encoding leucine--tRNA ligase; this translates as MSTQSQTDESEEAVYSFADIEQKWPAVWDELGVFKPADDGSKERRYVLDMFPYPSGDLHMGHAEAFAMGDVVARYWRQLGYDVLHPIGWDSFGLPAENAAIKNNAHPSDWTYRNIDTQAASFKRYAISVDWSRRIQTSDPEYYRWTQWLFKRFYERNLAYRKNSPVNWCPKDQTVLANEQVVNGACERCGTQVTKKSLNQWYFKITDYADRLLDDMDQLKGHWPERVLAMQKNWIGRSEGAHVRFNIEADGDKPAEQVTVFTTRPDTLYGATFFVVAADAPLAVELTTDEHMDALLDYREQVKALSDIERQSTERVKTGVFTGRYAVNPLNGEKLPVWAADYVLADYGTGAIMAVPAHDQRDLDFAKTFDLPVRPVLDTGEEDPSVSGTATTGEGTLINSGKLDGLPKSEAIPAAIAMLEEQGTGEKFVNFRLRDWLLSRQRFWGTPIPIIHCENCGEVPVPDDQLPVTLPTGLRGEALAPKGTSPLASVEDWVNVPCPSCDGPAKRDTDTMDTFVDSSWYFMRFVSPHYTDGPFDPEAAKNWMPVGQYVGGVEHAILHLLYARFFTKVVHDMGLLETSEPFSSLLNQGQVLNGGKAMSKSLGNGVDLGQQLDKFGVDAVRLTMIFASPPEDDVDWADVSPSGSAKFLARAWRLGQGVTSEPGVGFAGGDKKLRALTHRTIADATDLLENNKFNVVVAKTMELVNATRKAIDSGVGGADPAVREAAETVAIILSLFAPYTAEDLWSLLGRPASVANAGWPAVDEALLVQDTVTAVVQVQGKVRDRLEVPADISEEDLRELALASDAVQKTLDGRGIRTVIVRAPKLVNVVPA